The following proteins are co-located in the Echinicola sp. 20G genome:
- a CDS encoding RagB/SusD family nutrient uptake outer membrane protein, with protein sequence MKNKKFNTLLPIVAFLFTFLSCTTLDEEVLDESLTGTGQAEVVSGSIAPVYGLLRQVWMHTVNFGLQEVASDEGILPYRGGTDWFDGGKFIAVHQHLMTPTNGLVGDAWTYITLTLSRAVLAEERLQIEVESGNSSAQDALYEMVAMKAYLNMLALDNWGLVFRKDNSDEISEILRGQDAIEYLEEELLSVVNVINGDKGPGRMNKHAVNALLARLYLNAAVYRDPYGTPDFRSEDMDKVIQYTSSIIDGPYSLSPEYFELFNDDNDTNQEIIFSLDQRGVLQTEHSRWAYWSISGDQIPRPEFPSTRGTDAVAATPDFFQTWVDAYGDVDPADADARFFQENTMIPEDLKDLTGVTPNNDADHYYCVEATEFEINRGILRDVIWGPRKDESGNIMTCGDGTVRIYPIINRRSSGADIRYVDHTLKVDFTNEGSLHNAGYRFSKYQFSHTATNCCSNSSVDLVLIRLGEIYLMRAEAKLRKGDNAGALADINTLRTSRNARPAQTPAALEAIDLDILFRESGFELYWEGFRRNYQIRFGKYEDSWTEKTDADVHKRLFPIPQKAMDGASSEAGFLVQNQGY encoded by the coding sequence ATGAAAAATAAAAAATTTAATACCCTACTGCCCATTGTCGCGTTTTTGTTCACATTTCTAAGTTGCACGACATTGGATGAAGAAGTTCTTGATGAGTCCTTGACAGGGACTGGCCAGGCGGAAGTTGTCAGTGGTTCAATAGCTCCAGTATATGGCCTACTTCGTCAAGTATGGATGCACACCGTTAATTTTGGACTTCAGGAAGTTGCTTCAGATGAAGGGATTCTTCCTTACAGAGGTGGAACGGATTGGTTTGATGGAGGTAAATTCATCGCTGTCCATCAGCACTTGATGACACCTACAAACGGTTTGGTTGGAGATGCTTGGACCTACATTACCCTTACCCTTTCAAGAGCGGTACTGGCAGAAGAAAGGTTGCAAATTGAAGTAGAAAGTGGTAACTCATCTGCACAGGACGCCCTTTATGAGATGGTAGCCATGAAGGCTTATTTGAATATGTTGGCACTTGATAACTGGGGGCTGGTTTTTAGGAAAGACAATTCTGATGAAATTTCTGAAATTCTAAGAGGCCAAGACGCCATTGAATACCTGGAAGAGGAGCTGTTGTCAGTAGTAAATGTGATCAACGGCGACAAAGGTCCAGGTAGAATGAACAAGCATGCTGTCAATGCTTTGCTGGCTCGTCTATATTTAAATGCTGCGGTTTACAGAGATCCTTATGGCACGCCAGACTTTAGGTCTGAAGATATGGACAAAGTAATACAATATACGAGTAGTATCATTGATGGACCTTACTCATTGTCTCCAGAATATTTTGAATTGTTCAATGACGATAATGATACGAATCAAGAGATCATCTTTTCATTGGATCAAAGAGGAGTACTTCAAACTGAGCACAGCCGATGGGCCTATTGGTCAATCTCCGGTGACCAGATTCCAAGACCGGAATTTCCTAGTACAAGGGGAACCGATGCAGTAGCAGCTACTCCTGACTTCTTTCAGACTTGGGTAGATGCTTATGGAGATGTGGATCCTGCTGATGCAGATGCTCGTTTCTTCCAAGAAAATACCATGATTCCAGAAGACCTTAAAGACCTTACTGGTGTTACCCCAAACAATGATGCTGACCATTATTATTGTGTTGAGGCCACGGAGTTTGAAATTAACAGGGGAATTCTTCGTGACGTGATCTGGGGGCCTAGGAAAGACGAAAGTGGCAATATCATGACTTGCGGTGACGGTACAGTAAGAATCTATCCCATTATCAATAGAAGAAGTAGTGGTGCAGACATCCGTTATGTAGACCATACCTTGAAGGTAGACTTTACGAATGAAGGGAGTTTGCATAATGCGGGTTACCGATTCTCTAAATACCAGTTTAGCCATACTGCTACTAATTGCTGTAGCAACAGTAGTGTGGATTTGGTATTGATCCGATTGGGCGAAATTTATTTGATGCGCGCAGAAGCTAAGTTAAGAAAAGGTGACAATGCTGGAGCTTTGGCAGATATCAATACTTTAAGAACCTCAAGAAATGCACGCCCAGCGCAAACTCCTGCTGCTTTGGAGGCCATTGATCTTGATATCCTGTTCCGCGAAAGTGGATTTGAATTGTACTGGGAAGGCTTTAGAAGAAACTATCAAATTCGTTTTGGTAAATATGAAGATAGCTGGACCGAAAAAACCGATGCAGATGTGCACAAAAGATTGTTCCCTATTCCTCAAAAAGCAATGGACGGAGCATCTAGTGAAGCAGGCTTCCTTGTACAAAACCAAGGCTACTAA